In Burkholderia sp. HI2500, the genomic window GCTGATTTCGCGTCAACTGGTGCGGGTTTCCGGGTTGAACGGGCTCTGGCTTGTGCTTGGTCTGTTCCATGATTCAACGACGATCGTGTATACGGTCAGATCTGGCGCGTCAGTCTGGCGTGATACTTGGCCGCCTCGCGACGCATGCGCGCCTCTTCCGGCGATACGTAGATCGAGGTCGTGCCGAGCGACGCGTGCCCGAGCGTGCGTTGCACGACCTCGAGCGCGACGCCGGCGGCCAGCATCTGCGTGCCGACCGTGTGCCTGAACGCATGCGGCGACGTGCTGGCCAGCTTGCGCCGCTCGGCCTCGCTCAGATCCGGCATCACGTCGAGCAACTGCGCGATCGCCCACTGCGTGAGCCCGCGTGCACCGCGCACCGAGTAGCCGCCCGGCTTCGTTGGCTTCCCTTCCCTGTCGGCATCGACCTCGACGCCGAATTTCTCGCGCGCCCGCGGCGTCGGCGGCAGGATCAGCGGCGCAACCAGCGGGCCCGCCGAGTCGGCCGCGTCGAAGTCCAGGGCGCGATCGCGCCAGTGCGCGCGCAGCGCGTCGACGCACTCGTCGCTGATCGGCACGAAGCGCTGCTTGTTGCCCTTGCCGATCACCTCGAGTAGCCAGCTCGCCGGCGCGTCATCGTCGGCCGGCAGCCAGTGCAGCGTCGCGCGTTCGGCGGCCGCCGCCTCGGCGATCCGCAGGCCGCCGTCGCCCATGATCAGCAGCAGCGCGCGCGCGGCGCGCCAGCGGGGGCCGCTTGGGCCCTGCAGCTCGCCGCGTTCGGCCAGCGTCACGCGCACGCGGGTCCACAACGCGAGCGGCAACGCACGCTCGACCTGCAGCTTGCGCACGCGTCGCACGACGCTCGGATCGGTCACGGCTTGCCACGGGTTGCCGGCCAGGTAGCGTACCGCCACCAGCCAGGTGAACGCCGCCCGAATCGTGCGGATCGCATAACGTTGGCTCTCCGGTGCCAGGCCACCAGGCGCGAACGGCCGCCAGCGGCCGCTGGTGCGCGCGCCGGGCGGCCCGGTAAAGCGCTCACCCGGCGCAGCGAGAAACGCCTTGTACGCCTCGCAATCCTCGACCCGCATCGACGACAGCGCGACGCCGCGCTCGGCCACGCACCACAACACCAGGCGCTCGAGCTCCTTTTTGTAGACCCGTTGCGTCGCGGGCCGGTCGTCGTAGCGGTGCAGA contains:
- a CDS encoding phage integrase family protein, giving the protein MANRPQELAQLPLRTYSRTEFTALRARVKGLPLTTIERLYFDPDADEPVDVAQLLRTMRDDLVAAALRDGSPVLKSHLQATIEKYGEARLTPVSLQMIEQVAGQWTAAAPAADHPIGRWFRPLVAARLAGEGMHTLGELVAFVNRRGGQWWRSVPRIGVGRARVLVAWLRTHAASIGAAVEPDVDAGDTLAPTSAGVIAGAGQLAPLERLALPVELSGAQGANRARTFAYLTAAHDLDAVRAYLHRYDDRPATQRVYKKELERLVLWCVAERGVALSSMRVEDCEAYKAFLAAPGERFTGPPGARTSGRWRPFAPGGLAPESQRYAIRTIRAAFTWLVAVRYLAGNPWQAVTDPSVVRRVRKLQVERALPLALWTRVRVTLAERGELQGPSGPRWRAARALLLIMGDGGLRIAEAAAAERATLHWLPADDDAPASWLLEVIGKGNKQRFVPISDECVDALRAHWRDRALDFDAADSAGPLVAPLILPPTPRAREKFGVEVDADREGKPTKPGGYSVRGARGLTQWAIAQLLDVMPDLSEAERRKLASTSPHAFRHTVGTQMLAAGVALEVVQRTLGHASLGTTSIYVSPEEARMRREAAKYHARLTRQI